In Brevibacillus brevis NBRC 100599, a single genomic region encodes these proteins:
- a CDS encoding response regulator transcription factor: MNLYTDSAIGITALSLSKLRRTPVFYKTEKNTHLKQNWLSIACPIYNQFDQIVGYVGMFLQEWIHPTPAITFLELLSKFISNSLSNWKNPINISDEQVKRLFLLSRREKEVLRLIGQGLSDSEISKSQHISLSTVRAHVRNIFLKLKVDKRTKLILFYLASEALGLYTESKEKFNDS; the protein is encoded by the coding sequence GTGAACTTGTATACTGATTCTGCGATAGGGATAACTGCATTATCATTATCAAAGCTCCGGAGGACACCAGTTTTTTACAAAACCGAAAAGAACACACACCTGAAGCAGAACTGGCTTTCAATTGCTTGTCCGATATATAATCAATTTGATCAAATTGTTGGATATGTTGGGATGTTCTTGCAGGAGTGGATACATCCAACTCCTGCTATAACATTCCTTGAGCTTTTATCAAAGTTTATTTCAAACAGCTTAAGCAATTGGAAGAATCCTATTAACATATCTGATGAACAAGTAAAAAGATTGTTCCTACTTAGTAGAAGAGAAAAAGAAGTACTTCGGTTGATTGGACAGGGATTATCTGATTCTGAAATTTCTAAATCACAGCATATAAGCCTTTCAACAGTCAGAGCTCATGTGAGAAACATTTTTTTAAAATTGAAAGTTGATAAAAGAACAAAGTTAATATTATTTTATTTAGCAAGTGAGGCACTGGGTCTCTATACTGAATCAAAGGAGAAATTTAATGATTCTTAA
- a CDS encoding TetR/AcrR family transcriptional regulator: MTEAKRPRVPREKAQEIILNAAEELFYQEGIHAVSVDAIVERAGMNKMSVYRQFSSKTDLILAYMTRKQDVFWQEWEESIAKHPNQPREQLIQFFADLAARASNEQFRGCCFINVAVEFPDPVHPVRELVCSHQKRIRDAFLERTTALGAAHPCELAYTLILLMEGTYADSQTYGTDSAAIRMVPAIVEKVLDQALPN; encoded by the coding sequence ATGACGGAAGCAAAACGGCCTCGCGTTCCTCGTGAAAAAGCACAAGAGATCATCTTGAACGCTGCTGAAGAATTGTTTTATCAAGAAGGGATCCATGCCGTCAGTGTAGACGCTATTGTCGAGCGTGCTGGAATGAATAAGATGAGTGTCTATCGGCAGTTTTCCTCGAAAACAGACCTGATTCTCGCCTACATGACCCGTAAGCAAGACGTTTTTTGGCAAGAGTGGGAAGAGAGCATCGCCAAACATCCCAATCAGCCACGAGAGCAACTCATTCAGTTTTTTGCTGATCTGGCTGCGCGCGCGTCCAACGAGCAATTTCGCGGCTGTTGCTTTATCAATGTAGCTGTCGAGTTTCCTGATCCGGTTCATCCCGTTCGCGAGTTGGTTTGCTCCCATCAGAAACGTATCCGCGACGCTTTTTTGGAACGCACGACAGCCCTTGGCGCTGCTCATCCATGCGAGCTGGCCTATACGCTTATCTTGTTGATGGAAGGTACTTACGCGGATAGCCAGACGTACGGAACCGATAGTGCAGCGATCCGCATGGTTCCTGCCATCGTAGAAAAAGTTTTGGACCAAGCGCTTCCCAATTAA
- a CDS encoding LLM class flavin-dependent oxidoreductase produces the protein MSDTISSKPLREIPLSVLDLAPITEGSNAAESYKNSLNLAQQVEKWGFTRYWLAEHHAMPSVASSATSVLIGYIAGGTSKIRVGSGGIMLPNHAPLVIAEQFGTLESLYPGRIDLGLGRAPGADQRTARALRRDLRIGGEDFPELLEELREYLRPRTSESASAIRAIPGEGLNIPIWLLGSSDFSARLAGMLGLPFAFAGHFSPNFTLPALQTYRHCFRPSEMLDQPYAMVGVNVMAADTDELANRLATSHYQAFLNLVRGDLKPIQPPVDNMDELWSEFEKLSVQAQLRSSIIGSPVTVKSKLQELLDATGADELMITTQMYHHADRVRSFEIVSDVWKS, from the coding sequence ATGTCCGATACAATCTCGTCTAAGCCACTTCGAGAGATTCCATTGTCCGTTCTCGATTTAGCACCCATTACGGAGGGTAGCAACGCTGCTGAATCGTATAAAAACAGTCTCAATCTGGCGCAACAGGTGGAAAAATGGGGCTTTACACGTTATTGGCTCGCCGAACACCACGCAATGCCCAGCGTAGCCAGCTCTGCTACTTCCGTTCTCATTGGTTACATTGCCGGCGGCACCAGCAAAATCCGTGTAGGTTCAGGCGGCATAATGCTGCCCAACCATGCTCCACTCGTGATCGCCGAGCAATTCGGGACACTGGAGTCCCTCTATCCAGGCCGGATCGACTTAGGTCTAGGACGCGCACCCGGGGCGGACCAACGAACAGCACGTGCGCTGCGCCGCGATTTGCGGATTGGTGGAGAGGATTTCCCGGAGTTATTGGAGGAGCTGCGTGAATATCTTCGTCCACGAACAAGCGAGTCGGCATCTGCCATCCGCGCTATCCCTGGCGAAGGTCTGAACATCCCGATCTGGTTGCTCGGCTCCAGCGATTTCTCAGCGCGACTAGCAGGCATGCTCGGATTGCCGTTTGCTTTTGCCGGGCATTTTTCACCGAACTTCACATTGCCTGCCCTACAGACGTATCGCCATTGTTTCCGCCCATCGGAAATGCTGGATCAGCCATATGCCATGGTTGGCGTCAACGTGATGGCAGCCGATACGGATGAGCTCGCGAATCGACTGGCCACCTCCCATTACCAGGCATTCTTAAATCTCGTCCGCGGTGATCTCAAGCCAATCCAACCACCTGTGGACAATATGGATGAGCTCTGGAGCGAATTCGAAAAACTGTCGGTCCAAGCACAGCTGCGTTCCTCCATTATTGGTAGCCCTGTCACTGTGAAAAGCAAACTACAAGAGTTGCTCGATGCTACAGGAGCAGATGAGCTCATGATTACGACGCAAATGTACCACCATGCCGATCGTGTGCGCTCTTTTGAAATTGTCTCCGACGTCTGGAAGTCCTAA